The stretch of DNA GGAGGTAGACACAGCAGTAGCCCCCTTCCACCTCAATCCGACCCCCACCTCCACTTCCCGCATCTAGAGAACGGGGACTTGATCTGCCGTTCTGCAtcacagatggaggagaaaggaTTTGAGAGTGTAAAAATATGATGCACAGTAAACGGAGTTGGTCATTTCATGGCAGATTTTCCTCTACTACAGACCAAATTTGTGAAATGTCATGTGTCATTTTCTGCAATTGATTTCTGATCAACAGCAAAACCTATTGTCTCACATGCACCGACCTCTATCTGCCTGTAGAGGGAGCCAAGCTCCACACTGCTGGTCGATTTGGGCGACATATGGGACTCCTTCTGGGAGACTGCACCCTGGGCGTTGGATGGATCTGTTGTAATTGATGGGAAGAAATTAACAAGAAGCGAGCCAGGCAGTCAGCGTGGAACAGGGTGACAGGATCTACACCAAGGCCCAAACGCAGAAGCACAAGCTGTGTCATTTGACAGGAAGTACCTCCCCAGGATCCTCTTTTCTGTCGCCGTTGCTCTGAGAAACTCTTTCCACCTGGCAAGCTGTTAGAGTCGGACTTCTTGATCTGTTTGAGACAGTaatgaaaaaagacagtaatgaaaaaaaaaaccttcatgtcCCCGCGGTCCAACGTCTGCGAGCCAATCTACCTTTGTGTCACTGAACGAGGGGCTTCTGGAGACCACGTCTTCCCAGGATCCCATGTGAACCGGCTCATTAGAGTGCTGAGGAAGAAGTTTCCCTTCCACACTTGTCAAGGTGCATCTCTGGTAAAGAGGAGAGCGCACAAAGCGCCTGTAGCTGTCCATCTTCATCAGCTTGAATATCTGACGCAAAAGCAGGGACAGTGGTGCCCGTCGTCAGCCGAGGCCCCAACACTGTATTATTAAAGTGATATGATGAAACAGACCTGTGCTTGAGCCTTGTCAAACATATCAGGTGTGGGCTTCTCCAAGTCTTTCTGCTCTGTCTTGGCGGTGTCGTCGATGTTGACCGAGTAGGGAGCGCTGTCGGACAGGTAGGTGTTGTAGATGGAGCGAGCTTCTGCTTTCAGCTGGAAAATCAACAACTCCGAGTTCAACTTATTACCTAAACTCTGTTTCCTAATCATCGTCTCTGAGCCAGGAACAAGGACAAGCCTCGATGACACTGGAATTTGGATTtaatctgattgtttcatgtACAAAGAATCAAATCGACCCTTTCCATGCCTCCACACTGCGAGTCATGCAAGGACTGGGTTGCTAAAAGCGAATCCTCTGTGAAATCACAGAATAAAAGGTGAAGTTAGCCTTTTAAATTTCCCAGCTGGTGTATGTAAACCTTTCAAACCGTTAAaacaactttttgttttaaaccttACTTGATCACACATTGTAGTTGCACATCACAACGTTGATTAAATTATAGCAACTTAGCAGCTATGTAGCCCTCACTGTGAATATTCAACTTCTTGTCGAcgatgaagaaaaaacagtttcagggaaattacaaaaagaatattcattttaacacaaaagGCCAGTGAGCTACTTCATCAAATGAAGAGGGCAAACCTCGTCCAAGCAGGTGGGGGGTATCTTTCTGATCTTCTCACACGCCTGCCAGAATAAAATGTTCTCTGCACTCACCTCCGACCTCAAGAAGGCCTGTGGAGAAACACACATGAGGACGCATTATTCTTGAACTTGTTGAAAACGACAGCACACACCACACTCGCACGCGTGTCCAGCGCGACCCACCGTGAAGTAGCGGACCCCGCAGGGgtcctccagcagcttctcAAACGACACGGCCCAGCTCAGCACACTGTTGGTGTGGCCGGCCTCTCCGCCCGGAGTCCCTGGAAgactggagctgctgcctccACAGCCCCGTGCAGACATGTTCAGTTCTACAACACAcccagacacaaaaaaaaacacacccagtTATCGGCACAGAGAAGCATGATCGAGAACCAGACTGAATCAGACGTTTTCATCTGTCGTGCACGGACACGTTCAGGTTGTAGAAATGTGACGTGTACAGGATCGACTGATCGTGCTTACCTCCATCTGACACTGCCTGGCTctgtgaagacagagagagagagacagagagagtttaCAGCAACTCTTAAAACGAACAATTAAGAAAACAGCTGATGACTTTTTTAATTCCCCTGTATGTAACAGTCGTGTCGTGCAATCAGCCGAGGCTGTTCTCGCAGGAAGTGGTTGTGACACTGAACAAAATGGCTCTCATTCAGCTTTCAGAGCTGAGGAAGTTCCCCCCTTATAAAGCGACTTTCTCTTTCAATTCAGGCACGTTCACAGACAGTCGGAAACTGAATTCTGCAAACTCTTCGCACATGAGCCTGTGTCAACAAATATCCTGATAAATATACTACATACTGATCACATACCCCGTCCGGGGAGGTGTTTCAGAGGATAAGATCAGCGGGTTTACTGAATCTGTTTGTTAATACAAACTTCAACGCAACGTTGTCACTACTAACAGTCAAGAAAGTTGTTCTCAAGAAAACTTCTTTATACTTTCTAGAAAAATGTCCAATATACTAGCAAGTTGTTGAAACGTTTATTCATTTACAAACTGATTGACTCTTTTCATCTCTGCtggatttatttgtgtgttgtccttttttaaaaatcttgcTTTGATCGTCATATTTGGTCTTCATTGTGAATGGTGCTGTGCTCGACATCCTAACTCCGTCATTCACGCACATGCAGCTTTTTTGGTTTGAAATGCCCAATTAGTTTTGGCTCTTTGACAGAGAAATGTAGTACAAAGGGAGTCATCTCTTTAGGTAAACTGACAAGTCATGGTTTTCACAGACACTCCATCTTATGTTGACGTCATTCCGGGAATAACCCACATCAGAATCAACTGCTGAGTCACACGGAAAGGTACATGTTGTATTGGGAGCGAGGAAATGTTTCTTTTGGCGT from Scophthalmus maximus strain ysfricsl-2021 chromosome 9, ASM2237912v1, whole genome shotgun sequence encodes:
- the rgs14b gene encoding regulator of G-protein signaling 14 isoform X3; translated protein: MAKNCNALGFPIGDMSQAVSDGELNMSARGCGGSSSSLPGTPGGEAGHTNSVLSWAVSFEKLLEDPCGVRYFTAFLRSEVSAENILFWQACEKIRKIPPTCLDELKAEARSIYNTYLSDSAPYSVNIDDTAKTEQKDLEKPTPDMFDKAQAQIFKLMKMDSYRRFVRSPLYQRCTLTSVEGKLLPQHSNEPVHMGSWEDVVSRSPSFSDTKIKKSDSNSLPGGKSFSEQRRQKRGSWGDPSNAQGAVSQKESHMSPKSTSSVELGSLYRQIENGRSSPRSLDAGSGGGGRIEVEGGYCCVYLPDGSASLAPTRNGQPIKDMLASLCEKRGFPLKDVIIYLHGKDKQPLSLDQDCSVLRDQQVSLELRVMFALEIAFTGKTVGIMVKSSKTLQDALSLVMQKHHLKPQEALVTMVGTDEPVNMSGTVFRLANKTLRLDKLKGKDQTNISRGSGSAAATQEGTASGDVIAEARSLQRTDRAKSQPKPRFLDMLTRAQCRVDDQRGLLTKEQLEVPLFLQRASDQGQDTEPQEPRTTRPPKKESGDKMSSPAGVAERTPDSADSRSKDLRETTL